In Cicer arietinum cultivar CDC Frontier isolate Library 1 chromosome 1, Cicar.CDCFrontier_v2.0, whole genome shotgun sequence, one DNA window encodes the following:
- the LOC101499293 gene encoding large ribosomal subunit protein bL34c yields MASLSVSPLISMRLRAPTHSPSLTLTASKPNSLALNCSKTPSPLLHCSFASSPFSLSFPSSSLSGLSLGLDLTSTFGARRHNGRGLVVVAAGRSALCLTKRSRSRKSLARTHGFRKRMSTPNGRAILKRRRAKGRKVLCTKTHSNSGK; encoded by the exons ATGGCTTCGTTATCAGTGTCTCCTTTGATATCCATGAGATTGAGAGCACCCACTCACTCACCTTCTCTCACTCTCACCGCTTCCAAACCAAATTCACTCGCTCTTAATTGCTCCAAGACTCCTTCTCCATTGCTTCATTGCTCCTTCGCTTCCTCtcctttttctctctctttcccCTCTTCTTCCCTTTCAG GATTGTCACTAGGACTAGATTTGACATCTACTTTTGGGGCTAGAAGACACAATGGCCGTGGTTTGGTTGTGGTAGCAGCAGGCAGGAGTGCTCTTTGTCTAACCAAGAGAAGCAGATCACGAAAATCATTGGCACGCACTCATGGCTTTCGCAAACGAATGAGCACACCAAATGGAAGGGCTATCTTAAAGCGTCGACGTGCCAAGGGACGCAAAGTCCTTTGCACTAAGACCCACTCAAATAGTGGCAAATAG